A region of Sphingomonas sp. DNA encodes the following proteins:
- a CDS encoding TIGR02186 family protein — MRRPRLLFLALLAPLLLGQAQPRLVPDVSQRQVEIRYSFTGAELLLFGAIVYPDGRAPEPGTDVAVVLKGPMEPIVVREKQKVAGIWMNVDRVRFRSAPSFYAVVSSRPLGDLVDERTAAIYELGLGNLQLSPGGGADSDTLRRFERGFIDLRRRHRLYQEIPDGVEISEGVLYRARISIPARVPVGDYTAETFLIRDGRVIAGAVREISIDKLGFERFIAEAAERWSLAYGIVAVALSLLLGWGASALFQRR; from the coding sequence GTGAGACGGCCGCGCCTTCTGTTTCTCGCCCTGTTGGCGCCCCTTCTGCTCGGCCAGGCCCAACCTCGGCTGGTGCCGGACGTATCGCAGCGCCAGGTCGAGATACGCTACAGCTTCACCGGCGCCGAGCTGCTGCTGTTCGGCGCCATCGTCTACCCGGACGGGCGCGCGCCGGAGCCGGGCACGGATGTGGCGGTTGTCCTCAAGGGGCCGATGGAGCCGATCGTGGTGCGCGAGAAGCAGAAGGTCGCCGGAATCTGGATGAACGTCGATCGCGTCCGCTTCCGTTCGGCGCCGAGCTTCTACGCGGTCGTATCGTCGCGCCCGCTCGGCGATCTGGTCGACGAGCGCACGGCGGCGATCTACGAGCTGGGACTGGGCAATCTTCAGCTGTCGCCAGGCGGCGGCGCCGATTCGGACACTTTGCGCCGGTTCGAGCGCGGCTTCATCGACCTGCGCCGGCGTCACCGGCTTTATCAGGAGATTCCGGACGGTGTGGAGATCAGCGAGGGCGTGCTCTACCGCGCCCGCATCTCGATCCCGGCGCGCGTGCCGGTCGGCGACTATACCGCCGAGACCTTCCTGATCCGCGACGGCCGGGTCATCGCCGGCGCCGTGCGCGAGATCAGTATCGACAAGCTGGGCTTCGAGCGCTTCATCGCCGAAGCGGCGGAACGCTGGTCGCTTGCCTACGGCATCGTCGCGGTCGCCCTGTCGCTGCTGCTCGGCTGGGGCGCGAGCGCTTTGTTCCAGCGACGCTAG
- a CDS encoding sulfite exporter TauE/SafE family protein gives MDIYLPIAGLSVNALVIIGLGGLVGLLTGMVGVGGGFLTTPILIFYGIPPAVAVASATTQITGTSISGVLAHRRRRGVDVQMGAVIIAGGVLGSLAGGFVFRLLQQGGQIDTVISILYVLLLGSIGLMMAREAATALGILSSRTGEDRPARRHNPLIAMLPMRWRFYRSGLYISPLAPLALGFISGVLTVLLGIGGGFIMVPAMIYLLGMSAAVVVGTSLLQILFVTAVTTLVHATTTRSVDIVLAGLLLLGSVIGAQYGARFAQAMKPELLRMILAIVVLGVALRMALQLGWQPEEIYTVQML, from the coding sequence ATGGACATCTATCTGCCGATCGCTGGCCTCTCGGTGAACGCTTTGGTCATCATCGGCCTGGGCGGGCTGGTCGGCCTGTTGACCGGCATGGTGGGCGTGGGCGGAGGCTTCCTGACCACGCCGATCCTGATCTTTTACGGCATCCCGCCGGCGGTCGCGGTCGCTTCGGCCACCACCCAGATCACCGGCACCAGCATATCCGGCGTGCTCGCCCATCGCCGGCGGCGCGGCGTCGATGTCCAGATGGGCGCGGTGATCATCGCGGGCGGCGTGCTCGGCTCGCTCGCCGGCGGCTTCGTCTTCCGCCTGCTCCAGCAGGGCGGGCAGATCGATACGGTGATCTCGATCCTCTACGTCCTGTTGCTCGGCAGCATCGGGCTGATGATGGCCAGAGAGGCGGCCACCGCGCTTGGCATTCTATCCTCCCGAACCGGGGAAGATCGTCCGGCGCGTCGGCACAATCCGCTGATCGCGATGCTGCCGATGCGCTGGCGCTTCTATCGCTCGGGCCTCTATATCTCACCGCTCGCGCCGTTGGCGCTCGGCTTCATCTCCGGGGTTCTGACCGTTTTGCTCGGCATCGGCGGCGGCTTCATCATGGTGCCGGCGATGATCTATTTGCTCGGCATGTCGGCGGCGGTGGTGGTGGGCACCTCGCTGCTCCAGATCCTGTTCGTCACCGCCGTCACCACGCTTGTCCATGCCACCACCACCCGGTCGGTGGACATCGTGCTTGCCGGCCTGCTGCTGCTCGGCTCGGTGATCGGTGCGCAATATGGCGCGCGCTTCGCCCAGGCGATGAAGCCGGAGCTGCTGCGCATGATTCTCGCCATCGTCGTGCTCGGCGTCGCGCTGAGGATGGCGCTCCAGCTCGGCTGGCAGCCCGAGGAAATCTATACGGTACAGATGCTGTGA
- a CDS encoding DUF87 domain-containing protein, protein MNLHSFPSADDVDSAPRPNGRMGLNAQHEALGAVSEISGSGAVVEMIGRRLVEVAGDVDPSVAMSGQVGSQIKIASGRRWLLANVGALRVADAEADVVVADIDFLGEGDEDPATGKLVNFKRGITAYPIPGSKAYPVTASDLKQMYAADERAHIEIGTVFPTKDVRAALYVDALLGKHFALLGSTGTGKSTSAALIMHRICDASPEGHIVMIDPHGEYSAAFKGNGELFNVDNLAMPYWLMNFEEHCEVILTSQGAERQQDMDILAKCLLQARTRNRAAEGLNKLTVDSPIPYALSDLTAAITNDMGLLNKATDTAPYMRLKSKIDELKSDPRYQFMFSGMLVADSMSSFISKIFRLPANGKPISIIDVSGVPTDIVSVVVAVLSRLVFDYAIWSRNEVQRPVLLVCEEAHRYVPSDKTSTGQAVRKVLERIAKEGRKYGVSLGLITQRPSDLAEGVLSQCGTIVAMRLNNDRDQAFVKSAMPEGSRGFLDVIPALRNRECIICGEGVSIPIRVSFDDLERDRRPASSDPLFSELWRHSGEEDQMVGRVVKRWRAQGR, encoded by the coding sequence ATGAACCTCCACAGCTTTCCCTCCGCTGACGATGTCGATTCCGCGCCGCGGCCGAACGGCCGGATGGGGCTGAACGCACAGCATGAGGCGCTCGGCGCGGTCAGCGAGATTTCCGGCAGCGGTGCGGTTGTCGAGATGATCGGCCGCCGGCTCGTCGAGGTCGCCGGCGATGTCGATCCCTCGGTCGCCATGTCGGGCCAGGTCGGCAGTCAGATCAAGATCGCGTCGGGTCGCCGCTGGCTGCTCGCCAATGTCGGCGCGCTGCGTGTCGCCGATGCCGAGGCGGATGTCGTCGTCGCCGACATCGATTTTTTGGGCGAGGGAGACGAGGATCCGGCAACCGGCAAGCTGGTCAATTTCAAGCGCGGCATCACCGCCTATCCGATCCCGGGCAGCAAGGCCTATCCGGTGACGGCCAGCGATCTCAAGCAGATGTACGCCGCCGACGAACGCGCCCATATCGAGATCGGCACCGTCTTCCCGACCAAGGATGTCCGGGCCGCGCTCTATGTCGATGCGCTGCTCGGCAAGCATTTCGCGCTGCTCGGCTCGACCGGCACCGGCAAATCGACCTCCGCCGCTCTCATCATGCACCGGATCTGCGATGCGAGCCCGGAAGGGCATATCGTGATGATCGATCCGCACGGCGAATATTCGGCCGCGTTCAAGGGCAATGGCGAGCTGTTCAACGTCGACAATCTTGCCATGCCCTACTGGCTGATGAACTTCGAGGAGCATTGCGAGGTGATCCTGACCTCGCAGGGCGCCGAGCGGCAGCAGGACATGGACATCCTCGCGAAATGCCTGCTCCAGGCCCGTACCAGGAACCGCGCGGCCGAAGGACTCAACAAGCTCACCGTGGATTCGCCCATTCCCTATGCGCTGTCGGATCTCACCGCGGCGATCACCAACGACATGGGCCTGCTCAACAAGGCGACCGACACGGCGCCCTATATGCGGCTCAAGAGCAAGATCGACGAGCTGAAGTCCGATCCCCGCTACCAGTTCATGTTCTCCGGCATGCTCGTTGCGGATTCGATGTCGTCCTTCATCTCGAAGATTTTCCGCCTGCCGGCCAACGGCAAGCCGATCTCGATCATCGACGTGTCGGGCGTGCCCACCGACATCGTTTCGGTCGTCGTCGCGGTGCTCTCCCGCCTGGTCTTCGATTATGCGATCTGGTCGCGCAACGAGGTGCAGCGCCCGGTCCTGCTGGTCTGCGAGGAGGCGCACCGCTATGTGCCTTCCGACAAGACCTCGACCGGCCAAGCCGTGCGCAAGGTACTGGAGCGGATCGCCAAGGAAGGCCGTAAGTACGGCGTGTCGCTCGGCCTCATCACGCAGCGCCCGTCCGATCTTGCCGAAGGCGTGCTCTCGCAATGCGGCACGATCGTTGCGATGCGCCTCAACAACGACCGGGACCAGGCGTTCGTGAAATCCGCCATGCCGGAAGGCTCGCGCGGATTCCTGGATGTCATCCCGGCGCTGCGCAACCGCGAATGCATCATCTGCGGCGAAGGCGTGTCGATTCCGATCCGCGTCTCGTTCGACGATCTCGAGCGCGACCGGCGGCCGGCCTCGTCCGATCCGCTCTTCTCCGAGCTGTGGCGGCACAGCGGCGAGGAGGATCAGATGGTCGGCCGCGTCGTCAAGAGGTGGCGCGCGCAGGGCCGCTAA